A stretch of Cellulosilyticum sp. I15G10I2 DNA encodes these proteins:
- the rlmD gene encoding 23S rRNA (uracil(1939)-C(5))-methyltransferase RlmD: MPKKNQILEGLIEDAVFPNKGIMLINNEPIYVTGTFKGQVVKARIIKKKNQKWEARLLEVLEHPDYLTDPCCSYFGACGGCSTQHLPYTMQLDLKHQQVTRLLKDAGITEYEDLGILASPEVTEYRNKMEFSFGDAVKDGPMTLGMHKKSSTYDIITVGGCKLVDPDFTTILEYTLDYCVKHHLDYYKKLIHTGFMRYLVIRKSKTFGKILINIVTSSQKDFSFTELAKELSALKLQGTVTGVLHTITDTLSDAVKPDSTSLVYGTDTITEKILGLEFKISPFSFFQTNTQGAEVLYKNALNLIQNMDNKVVFDLYCGTGTITQIMATRAKKVYGIEIVEEAVEKARENAAFNQLTNCEFIAGDVLTEVDKLNAAPDIIVLDPPRDGIHPKAIQKIINFNAKELLYISCKPTSLARDLPILKAAGYTIDKLMCVDMFPQTPHVETVVKLSR; the protein is encoded by the coding sequence ATGCCTAAAAAAAATCAAATCCTTGAAGGTCTCATAGAAGATGCTGTATTTCCTAACAAAGGCATTATGCTGATCAATAATGAGCCGATTTATGTAACAGGAACCTTTAAAGGCCAGGTGGTTAAAGCGAGAATTATTAAAAAAAAGAACCAAAAATGGGAAGCACGACTGCTGGAAGTGCTGGAGCATCCTGACTATTTAACTGATCCATGCTGCAGTTATTTTGGTGCATGTGGTGGATGCAGTACACAGCATCTGCCTTATACTATGCAGCTTGATCTTAAGCATCAGCAAGTTACAAGACTTTTAAAAGATGCTGGTATTACAGAATATGAAGATTTAGGCATCCTTGCAAGTCCAGAGGTAACAGAGTACCGCAATAAGATGGAGTTTAGTTTTGGAGATGCCGTTAAAGATGGTCCTATGACCCTTGGCATGCATAAAAAAAGCAGTACTTATGATATTATTACAGTAGGCGGCTGCAAGCTTGTAGATCCAGATTTTACAACTATTCTTGAGTATACTCTGGATTATTGCGTCAAACACCACCTAGATTATTATAAAAAATTGATCCATACAGGCTTTATGCGCTATTTAGTCATTAGAAAATCTAAAACCTTTGGGAAGATACTTATAAATATTGTAACTTCTTCTCAAAAAGATTTTTCTTTTACTGAACTTGCCAAAGAGCTTTCGGCTTTGAAATTACAAGGGACTGTAACTGGCGTTCTGCATACTATTACAGATACCTTGTCAGATGCTGTTAAACCAGACAGCACAAGCCTTGTATATGGTACAGATACCATTACCGAAAAAATCTTAGGCCTAGAGTTCAAAATCTCACCTTTTTCATTCTTCCAAACCAATACACAAGGTGCAGAAGTACTGTATAAAAATGCACTTAATCTTATTCAAAATATGGACAATAAAGTGGTATTTGACTTATACTGTGGTACCGGAACCATTACGCAGATAATGGCTACCCGTGCCAAAAAAGTCTATGGTATCGAAATAGTAGAAGAAGCTGTAGAAAAGGCCAGAGAGAATGCAGCATTTAATCAACTTACAAACTGTGAATTTATAGCAGGCGATGTCCTTACAGAAGTAGATAAACTAAATGCCGCCCCTGACATTATCGTACTTGATCCACCAAGAGATGGCATTCACCCTAAAGCTATACAAAAGATCATCAACTTTAATGCTAAAGAGCTTCTTTATATTTCATGTAAACCCACCTCGTTAGCCAGAGACTTACCGATTCTTAAAGCAGCAGGTTATACCATTGATAAACTAATGTGTGTAGATATGTTTCCACAGACTCCACACGTTGAGACTGTAGTGAAGCTGAGTAGATAA
- a CDS encoding 1-phosphofructokinase family hexose kinase: MKKIICVTLNPAMDKTIFVNNYKEGCVNLIDEVYYEIGGKGINVAKVLNNFEIKCIVTGFVGGIWTDKFRTKLMKLGIETKFFKLLQDTRINTKLIDTDTGMCTAINEKGPFVPEEVLEKFIQSFTLMCHAEDLIVLTGTPPPGVPKNIYYTLTQIAKKKGATVILDAHGEALLKALDAKPDMIKISYRDFIPKEYWGKLTKADFPYIIQKVRETQIQNALISLGQYGALFVDQEKNYYANAVQVGVDLKYPVGAGDAMVAALIIGKLEEFDLITTIKYAIACGAACVVAKDTSNCKPTEVNKYISEVVVNELTTY, encoded by the coding sequence ATGAAAAAAATAATTTGTGTTACACTTAATCCTGCTATGGATAAAACCATTTTTGTAAACAACTACAAAGAAGGATGTGTTAACCTCATAGACGAAGTCTATTATGAAATCGGGGGAAAAGGTATTAATGTTGCCAAAGTTTTAAACAATTTTGAAATCAAATGTATTGTAACAGGCTTTGTAGGAGGTATCTGGACAGATAAATTTCGCACTAAGCTGATGAAACTTGGCATAGAAACTAAATTCTTTAAATTATTGCAAGATACCCGTATCAATACGAAGCTAATAGATACTGATACCGGTATGTGTACTGCTATTAACGAAAAAGGCCCATTTGTACCTGAAGAAGTACTCGAAAAATTTATACAATCTTTTACACTTATGTGCCATGCGGAAGACCTTATTGTGCTTACTGGAACACCGCCGCCTGGTGTCCCAAAGAATATTTATTATACGCTTACTCAGATTGCAAAAAAGAAAGGTGCCACTGTGATATTAGATGCTCATGGCGAAGCACTTTTAAAGGCGCTAGATGCAAAACCTGATATGATTAAAATAAGTTACCGGGATTTTATCCCCAAAGAATATTGGGGAAAGCTTACCAAGGCAGATTTCCCTTATATCATACAAAAAGTAAGAGAGACGCAAATACAAAATGCTCTTATTTCTCTAGGGCAATACGGCGCACTGTTTGTCGACCAAGAAAAAAACTACTATGCCAATGCTGTACAGGTTGGTGTAGATCTAAAATATCCAGTAGGTGCAGGGGACGCAATGGTTGCTGCACTTATTATAGGAAAACTTGAAGAGTTTGACCTCATTACAACTATCAAATATGCGATTGCTTGTGGTGCAGCTTGTGTAGTAGCTAAAGATACAAGTAACTGCAAGCCTACAGAAGTCAATAAATACATTTCCGAAGTAGTTGTTAATGAACTCACTACGTATTAA
- a CDS encoding flagellar brake protein: MGIDDGSKKDENAINESVELYKKVILDDINLKLRVINKEKTYITKLIDWPGERFIFAAPLDKLDWVLFEKDKVVQIAFVTRTAIFIAKVQILNRYRKNDMLFYSAVLLEPLVKQQQRQYFRVDVLLESSFKCLPEECKDCVIEEIPSNKGTIVNISIGGLCLVSTRQLNKGEKIILYFRFMNTSFELLGEILFQGEKNAVGNYMHRVKFIKLENNIKNMLNKLIFEKQRLIMSKNKETLT, translated from the coding sequence TTGGGTATTGATGATGGATCTAAAAAAGATGAAAATGCTATTAATGAGAGTGTCGAGTTATATAAAAAGGTAATCCTCGATGATATTAATTTAAAACTTAGAGTGATTAATAAGGAAAAAACATATATTACAAAACTTATTGACTGGCCAGGAGAAAGATTTATTTTTGCCGCACCTTTAGATAAACTGGATTGGGTATTATTTGAAAAAGATAAGGTTGTTCAGATAGCTTTCGTAACAAGAACTGCTATATTTATTGCTAAAGTTCAAATCCTAAATCGATATAGAAAAAATGATATGTTATTTTATAGCGCGGTTTTACTAGAGCCGTTAGTTAAACAACAGCAAAGACAGTATTTCAGAGTAGATGTACTCCTAGAATCAAGTTTTAAATGCTTACCGGAAGAATGCAAAGACTGTGTTATTGAGGAAATTCCTTCAAATAAAGGAACAATCGTTAATATTAGTATAGGTGGACTATGCTTAGTCAGCACGCGTCAGCTTAATAAAGGTGAAAAAATCATTTTATACTTTAGATTTATGAACACATCGTTTGAGCTCTTAGGTGAAATCCTTTTTCAAGGCGAAAAAAACGCTGTTGGAAACTATATGCATCGGGTAAAATTTATAAAGTTGGAGAACAATATAAAAAATATGCTTAATAAGCTTATTTTTGAAAAACAAAGGCTTATAATGAGTAAAAATAAAGAAACTTTAACATAA
- a CDS encoding YebC/PmpR family DNA-binding transcriptional regulator has product MSGHSKFANIKHRKAKNDAQKGKAFTKIGREIAVAVKEGGADLAVNGKLRDVIAKAKANNMPNDTITRSIKKAAGEDSSVNYEYITYEGYGPSGVAVIVETLTDNKNRTAGNVRSAFTKGNGNMGTLGCVSFMFDKKGEIVIERGAVDMEEDELMMLAIEAGADDFESEEEGYTITTSPEAFSNVYAAIEAAGIEMASAEVAMIPQTYTQLTSDADIKGMNKMLDLLEDDDDVQEVYHNWEH; this is encoded by the coding sequence ATGTCAGGACATTCAAAGTTTGCTAATATAAAACACAGAAAAGCTAAAAATGATGCTCAAAAAGGAAAGGCTTTTACAAAGATTGGGCGTGAAATAGCCGTTGCAGTTAAAGAAGGGGGAGCTGATCTCGCAGTTAATGGCAAGCTTCGTGATGTAATTGCAAAGGCTAAGGCTAATAATATGCCGAATGACACCATCACTCGCAGTATCAAAAAAGCTGCTGGAGAAGATAGCTCTGTTAATTATGAATATATTACTTATGAAGGCTATGGCCCAAGTGGAGTAGCTGTTATTGTAGAAACACTTACAGATAATAAAAACCGTACAGCAGGCAACGTCCGCTCAGCTTTTACCAAAGGTAATGGCAACATGGGGACCTTAGGCTGTGTATCTTTCATGTTTGATAAAAAGGGCGAAATTGTTATTGAAAGAGGAGCGGTTGATATGGAAGAAGATGAACTGATGATGCTAGCAATAGAAGCTGGTGCTGACGACTTTGAATCCGAGGAAGAAGGTTATACGATTACAACCTCGCCTGAGGCCTTCAGCAACGTCTACGCGGCAATAGAAGCTGCTGGCATTGAAATGGCATCGGCAGAAGTAGCGATGATACCTCAGACCTATACACAGCTTACAAGTGATGCTGATATTAAAGGCATGAATAAAATGTTGGATTTACTTGAAGATGATGATGATGTTCAAGAGGTGTATCACAACTGGGAACATTAA
- a CDS encoding YigZ family protein: MLNGYKTISHENVIEIFEKKSRFIATVCPVTSVEEADQILGELRKKYYNASHNCFAYQIGEQSEIQKCSDDGEPQGTAGKPILDVLKGEAITNTLICVTRYFGGTLLGTGGLVRAYGRAAKEGLYAAGIAEKRHVKIFYLEAAYSLSGKVQYLLNDKGYTIRHTTYLEAVTFEVEVLMGQEDFFYNWIIDTTNAEILVQEGEYTLITIPLPHYC; this comes from the coding sequence ATGTTGAATGGATACAAAACGATCAGTCATGAAAATGTGATTGAGATTTTCGAAAAAAAATCTCGATTTATTGCTACAGTATGTCCCGTAACTTCGGTTGAGGAGGCAGATCAGATCCTAGGAGAGTTAAGAAAAAAATATTATAATGCATCTCATAACTGCTTTGCCTACCAAATAGGCGAACAAAGCGAAATCCAAAAATGCAGTGATGATGGCGAGCCTCAAGGTACTGCTGGCAAGCCTATTTTAGATGTTTTAAAGGGTGAAGCGATTACAAATACATTGATTTGTGTAACAAGGTATTTTGGCGGTACGTTGCTTGGAACAGGTGGGTTAGTAAGAGCTTATGGCCGAGCTGCCAAAGAAGGTCTCTATGCTGCGGGAATTGCAGAAAAAAGACATGTTAAAATCTTTTATTTAGAAGCAGCCTATTCATTATCAGGTAAAGTTCAATATCTTTTAAATGATAAAGGGTATACGATAAGGCATACAACTTATCTAGAAGCAGTTACCTTTGAAGTTGAAGTTTTAATGGGACAAGAAGACTTTTTTTATAATTGGATTATAGATACTACTAATGCTGAAATTCTAGTACAGGAAGGGGAGTATACGCTAATAACTATACCTCTGCCGCATTATTGCTAA
- a CDS encoding DUF6514 family protein yields MLVEKQYIGKNQINGVNRCYYILKKNDLYGIEIIEEYDSKLLSASEYFTSNYESADRLARLLYKGCVTLVTFIEILDDYVSMEQFAV; encoded by the coding sequence ATGTTAGTAGAGAAACAATATATCGGGAAAAACCAAATCAACGGTGTTAATAGGTGCTATTATATATTAAAGAAAAATGACCTTTATGGCATAGAAATCATAGAAGAGTATGATAGTAAGCTATTAAGTGCAAGTGAATATTTTACATCAAATTATGAATCTGCTGATCGATTAGCGAGGTTACTCTACAAAGGTTGTGTTACCCTTGTTACTTTTATAGAAATACTAGATGACTATGTGAGCATGGAACAGTTTGCCGTTTAG
- the hflX gene encoding GTPase HflX, with protein sequence MDQIEKKQERLILVSAQKKQYDERDAWESLDELEELVETAGGIVITKILQRVDHINSAFYVGTGKAEEIKEIALSNEATGLVFDDELSPVQMRNLSELMTLKVLDRTMIILDIFAGRALSKEGKIQVEMAQLKYQYSRLTGFGEMLSRQGGGIGSKGPGEKKLELDKRHIKTRMEILKAELLEVEKHRHLIRSRRDKTNTPIVAIVGYTNAGKSTLLNALSGSDVYVKNQLFATLDPTTRAVVLPSGSEILLTDTVGFIRKLPHHLVKAFYSTLEEAKYADIILHVMDISSPHIMTHQKVVYETLEKLAIKDIPIIAVYNKIDQAGETYPKDETADYELEISAKHHIHCDQLLTLLEEIIYENMMPFHIGIPYDRQDIVTFCHNYGERIQEAYCNEEIELKGYLPKERYYKITPYKK encoded by the coding sequence ATGGATCAGATTGAAAAAAAACAAGAACGCTTAATACTCGTTTCGGCTCAAAAAAAACAATATGATGAAAGAGATGCATGGGAAAGTTTAGATGAACTTGAAGAATTAGTAGAGACTGCCGGTGGTATTGTTATCACTAAAATTCTTCAAAGAGTTGACCATATCAATTCAGCTTTTTACGTTGGAACGGGCAAGGCTGAAGAAATTAAGGAAATCGCTCTTTCAAATGAAGCAACGGGATTAGTATTTGATGATGAATTATCTCCTGTTCAGATGCGCAACTTATCTGAGCTAATGACACTAAAAGTATTAGACAGAACAATGATTATTCTGGATATCTTTGCTGGAAGAGCCCTATCTAAAGAGGGGAAAATTCAAGTTGAAATGGCTCAGCTTAAATACCAGTATTCTCGTCTTACGGGTTTTGGAGAAATGCTCTCTAGACAGGGTGGAGGCATAGGCAGTAAGGGCCCAGGCGAAAAAAAATTAGAGTTAGATAAACGACACATTAAAACACGTATGGAAATCCTAAAAGCAGAGCTTCTAGAAGTGGAAAAACATAGGCATCTTATCCGTTCCCGCAGAGATAAAACAAATACTCCTATTGTCGCTATAGTAGGCTATACCAATGCCGGGAAGTCGACGCTGCTTAATGCGCTCAGCGGAAGCGATGTCTATGTAAAAAACCAACTTTTTGCGACCCTTGATCCAACCACCCGTGCAGTAGTACTGCCAAGCGGCTCAGAAATTCTGCTCACTGATACGGTTGGTTTTATACGTAAGCTCCCTCATCACCTTGTTAAAGCTTTTTACTCTACCTTAGAAGAAGCAAAGTATGCGGATATTATATTACATGTAATGGATATAAGTTCTCCGCATATTATGACACATCAGAAAGTAGTTTATGAAACACTAGAAAAACTTGCTATTAAAGATATTCCTATTATCGCTGTTTATAATAAGATAGATCAGGCAGGCGAGACGTATCCAAAAGATGAAACTGCTGATTACGAACTGGAGATCTCAGCTAAACACCACATTCATTGCGATCAGCTGCTTACCTTGCTCGAAGAAATTATCTATGAAAACATGATGCCGTTTCATATAGGTATTCCTTATGATAGACAGGACATTGTAACATTCTGTCATAATTACGGTGAACGCATACAGGAAGCGTATTGTAACGAAGAAATAGAACTGAAAGGTTATCTGCCTAAAGAAAGATATTATAAAATTACGCCCTATAAAAAATAG
- a CDS encoding PfkB family carbohydrate kinase encodes MMIITIAPFPSVEYIYDVDFLEPNCAINSKEVSLNILSKGIHSAQIIKLLQDEPILLSMLGGFAGKYIKHYLDKSRIKTDIIWTDTETPHKMRILLGDTNTYYLLKRDETYPFDKEIIKLSQKLKAHIKKVSTLLLSGYIPPGTTPTLFREWIKEAKLHNIKTIVCTGQKDVLIHALEETPYALMFTEEQLNQLEIATDSKEAIIKALIPYLKQGVHYIAVYLKEQGALMLSKNKFCLIEPPMSLNKIISNSASSGAFLGTFALGINRKYEQEKFSKMCLAAALAANCDVNKPICSRKDIELLSKKVKIKEISTSLF; translated from the coding sequence ATGATGATTATAACCATTGCGCCGTTTCCTTCGGTAGAGTACATATATGATGTAGATTTTTTAGAACCTAATTGTGCTATTAACTCAAAAGAAGTTTCTCTAAATATTCTTTCCAAAGGCATTCACAGTGCTCAAATCATTAAACTGCTTCAAGATGAGCCTATTCTGCTTAGTATGTTAGGTGGATTTGCCGGAAAATATATCAAGCATTATCTAGATAAATCCCGTATTAAAACAGATATTATCTGGACAGATACTGAGACCCCTCATAAAATGAGAATATTACTTGGAGATACAAATACTTATTATTTACTTAAACGGGATGAGACCTATCCTTTTGATAAAGAAATTATTAAACTTAGTCAGAAGTTAAAAGCACATATAAAAAAAGTATCCACTTTATTATTAAGCGGTTATATCCCACCTGGCACTACGCCTACGCTCTTTAGAGAGTGGATAAAAGAAGCAAAATTGCATAATATTAAAACGATAGTGTGTACTGGTCAAAAGGATGTTTTAATCCATGCATTAGAAGAGACCCCTTATGCACTTATGTTTACTGAGGAACAATTAAATCAGCTCGAAATAGCTACTGACTCTAAAGAAGCAATTATTAAAGCACTTATTCCTTATTTAAAGCAAGGGGTACATTATATAGCTGTTTATCTCAAAGAGCAGGGGGCTCTCATGCTCTCTAAAAATAAATTTTGCCTTATTGAACCGCCCATGTCTCTTAATAAAATAATAAGTAATTCTGCTTCAAGTGGCGCATTTCTTGGCACTTTTGCTTTAGGTATCAACCGTAAATATGAGCAGGAGAAATTCTCTAAAATGTGCTTAGCCGCTGCTCTAGCGGCTAACTGTGATGTCAATAAACCTATATGCTCAAGAAAAGATATAGAGTTACTCTCAAAAAAAGTTAAAATCAAAGAAATTAGCACATCTTTGTTTTAA
- the yunB gene encoding sporulation protein YunB, translating into MPEIIYKNKNAYKHRRPHHSPNKIQGVISIIIIIAIILGTYIQLDRQIIPTVLAMAKIQANSVATKAINQGITQSLITNQTTMQDLMSYDYNDSGELVSWNVNSIMINNLCASIVDNTMDELQTIGVVKFKIPLGNLTGSRLFANIGPEISVDVLPIGTVRVNYDNSIRSTGINQVNHTVWLDVEATVQVVVPLFSDQVIVKRRVVLIDKVISGDVPPNYVNIPEKDILEVIPSDSYPAN; encoded by the coding sequence ATGCCTGAAATAATCTATAAGAACAAAAACGCTTATAAACATAGACGACCCCATCATTCTCCCAACAAGATACAGGGGGTTATTTCTATTATTATTATTATTGCCATAATTTTGGGAACTTATATCCAGTTAGATAGACAAATTATTCCCACTGTTCTTGCTATGGCTAAAATTCAAGCAAACTCTGTAGCAACGAAAGCTATCAATCAGGGTATTACCCAATCTCTTATAACGAATCAAACCACAATGCAGGATTTAATGAGCTATGATTATAACGATTCAGGTGAACTTGTATCATGGAATGTTAACTCCATTATGATCAACAACTTATGTGCAAGTATTGTAGATAATACCATGGATGAGCTGCAAACTATTGGAGTAGTTAAGTTCAAAATCCCTCTTGGTAACCTTACTGGCAGCAGACTTTTTGCAAATATAGGACCTGAAATAAGCGTTGATGTACTTCCTATTGGAACAGTACGTGTTAATTATGATAATAGTATCCGCTCAACAGGTATCAATCAAGTTAATCATACTGTATGGCTGGATGTTGAAGCAACTGTACAAGTTGTCGTACCGTTATTTTCAGATCAAGTAATTGTTAAAAGACGTGTAGTTCTTATTGATAAAGTTATCTCTGGAGATGTTCCTCCAAATTACGTTAATATTCCAGAGAAAGATATTCTTGAGGTGATTCCTTCTGACTCATATCCTGCGAATTAA
- a CDS encoding transglycosylase domain-containing protein, which yields MNYSKESRVKSEKQNNDTNKKIRKKSKIVIFRLVFMACIISLFAVVGGGLGIFIGIIKSTPDVSQLDLKPTTNYTSFVFDANGKQIDSFSGAENRIYVTLDNIPAYLQQAFVALEDERFYEHNGIDIRGIFRAIFTNLKSGGLSEGASTITQQLIKNNILTSEKKFTRKIQEQYLAIEFEKLYSKDLILEYYLNTIALGHGVNGVQAASNRYFNKDVNDLTLAESVVIAVITQAPTRFSPILNPENNKEKVQIALTKMADQGYITEAQMQQALKDDPYLNIQKVHQEFVEKSSRSYFVDAVMQEVINDLQSQKGMTSTKANNLIYGGGLQIYTTLDPHIQEVVDKYVDDESLYPKEAYELKLSYSVNVKKADGNVVKLGGDGIVKSEADIESFKQAKLADWGITARDKIEKETLLKMPQPQTAFVVTDYRTGQVKALAGGRGDKQDRGFNHATQAKRQPGSTFKILAAYAPAIDTGKLSPGSVLIDEQLTLKLDTGATWSPKNWNGKFEGPTSVRRAIYNSMNVLAVKTLQLVGLDTAYDYLLNFGFTTLSPTDKVYSLPLGGLTQGVTSLELNAAYGAVANDGIYIKSILYTKVLDKDGNILLDNSAEATLLKSHPVIKESTAHMLTDMMQEVITAGTGGKLRSTFKSMPIAGKTGTTSDDKDLLFSGYTPYYAATIWTGHDTPKKLRYGSTGSYHLDIWGKIMNEIHEGLPYKAFPKVSTSNSGVSEIQICTLSGKLATDLCRADPDHVVKTEFFNSQTAPKEVCDIHVQVDICTISNKIASEFCPIESILKKTVTRDSSGNISGIASGVCDLHGPQETPGDDWPWPTIPPNNPSDPNTPPTDPTPPPNTEPTPPPVVDPSPTPGPDDQDNFFIPQN from the coding sequence ATGAATTACTCAAAAGAATCCAGAGTTAAATCAGAGAAACAAAATAATGATACTAATAAGAAAATACGAAAGAAAAGTAAAATAGTTATCTTTAGATTAGTATTTATGGCATGCATTATCAGTTTATTTGCTGTAGTAGGTGGGGGCTTAGGTATTTTTATAGGCATTATTAAAAGTACCCCTGATGTATCACAGCTTGATCTTAAGCCAACGACTAACTATACATCGTTTGTATTTGACGCTAATGGTAAACAAATAGATAGTTTTTCAGGAGCAGAGAACAGAATTTATGTAACATTAGATAATATCCCTGCGTATTTGCAGCAAGCTTTTGTTGCACTCGAAGATGAGCGATTTTATGAGCATAATGGGATAGACATCAGAGGTATTTTCAGAGCCATTTTTACTAATTTAAAAAGCGGCGGACTTAGCGAGGGTGCCAGTACAATTACGCAGCAGCTTATCAAAAATAATATTTTAACTTCAGAAAAAAAATTCACCAGAAAAATTCAAGAGCAGTATCTTGCTATAGAATTTGAAAAGCTTTACAGTAAGGATCTGATACTAGAATATTACTTAAACACGATTGCTTTAGGTCATGGGGTAAATGGTGTACAGGCAGCATCTAATCGCTATTTTAATAAAGATGTGAATGACTTAACGTTAGCCGAAAGTGTTGTAATAGCTGTTATTACTCAAGCGCCTACCCGGTTTAGCCCTATTTTAAACCCTGAAAATAATAAAGAAAAAGTTCAAATAGCTTTAACTAAGATGGCTGATCAAGGTTATATAACTGAAGCACAGATGCAGCAAGCTTTAAAAGATGATCCTTATCTAAATATTCAAAAGGTACATCAAGAATTTGTTGAAAAATCTAGCCGTAGTTATTTTGTAGATGCTGTGATGCAGGAAGTTATTAATGATCTTCAATCTCAAAAGGGCATGACATCTACTAAAGCTAACAATCTTATTTACGGCGGAGGTCTTCAGATCTATACAACACTTGATCCGCATATACAAGAAGTTGTAGATAAATATGTTGATGATGAATCATTATATCCTAAAGAAGCTTATGAACTTAAATTAAGCTATAGTGTTAATGTCAAAAAAGCAGATGGTAATGTCGTTAAGTTAGGCGGAGACGGTATTGTAAAAAGTGAGGCAGATATTGAGAGCTTTAAACAAGCCAAACTTGCAGATTGGGGTATTACTGCTCGAGATAAAATTGAAAAAGAAACTCTTCTTAAGATGCCTCAGCCTCAAACTGCTTTTGTCGTTACAGATTATCGTACCGGTCAAGTTAAAGCTTTAGCAGGAGGTCGTGGAGATAAACAAGACAGAGGTTTTAACCATGCAACACAAGCTAAAAGACAACCTGGATCAACATTTAAAATACTCGCAGCCTATGCCCCAGCAATAGACACAGGTAAACTTTCACCAGGGTCTGTTTTAATAGATGAACAGTTGACACTTAAATTGGACACGGGTGCAACTTGGTCTCCTAAGAACTGGAATGGAAAATTTGAAGGGCCTACTTCTGTTAGAAGAGCTATTTATAACTCTATGAATGTATTGGCTGTAAAAACACTCCAACTTGTAGGACTTGATACAGCGTATGATTATTTATTGAATTTTGGCTTTACAACACTCTCCCCTACTGATAAAGTATATTCCTTACCTTTAGGTGGTCTTACTCAAGGGGTAACCTCTTTAGAACTTAATGCGGCTTATGGCGCAGTAGCTAACGATGGTATTTATATTAAGTCTATTCTTTATACAAAAGTGTTAGATAAAGATGGCAATATATTGCTTGATAATTCTGCTGAGGCTACTCTGCTAAAGTCTCATCCTGTTATCAAAGAATCTACAGCACATATGTTAACAGACATGATGCAGGAAGTTATTACAGCTGGAACTGGCGGAAAACTTAGAAGTACATTTAAAAGTATGCCGATAGCTGGAAAAACTGGAACAACATCGGATGATAAAGACTTACTGTTTTCAGGATATACACCCTATTATGCAGCAACGATATGGACTGGGCACGATACGCCTAAAAAACTTAGATATGGATCTACTGGAAGCTATCATTTAGATATATGGGGCAAAATTATGAATGAAATCCATGAAGGGCTGCCTTATAAAGCTTTCCCTAAAGTGAGTACATCTAATAGTGGTGTTTCAGAAATACAGATTTGTACTTTATCCGGAAAATTAGCAACTGACTTATGTAGGGCAGATCCAGATCATGTTGTTAAAACAGAATTTTTTAACAGTCAAACTGCTCCTAAAGAAGTATGTGATATACATGTGCAGGTTGATATTTGTACAATATCGAATAAGATTGCATCAGAATTTTGTCCAATAGAAAGTATCCTCAAAAAGACAGTAACCCGTGATTCCAGTGGTAATATCAGTGGTATTGCGAGTGGCGTATGTGACCTTCATGGGCCACAAGAAACACCTGGTGATGACTGGCCATGGCCAACAATACCACCAAATAATCCAAGTGACCCTAATACACCGCCAACTGATCCAACCCCTCCACCAAACACAGAGCCTACGCCACCACCCGTTGTAGATCCTTCTCCAACACCTGGGCCGGATGATCAGGATAATTTCTTTATTCCACAAAATTAA